The Trichoderma atroviride chromosome 5, complete sequence genome contains a region encoding:
- a CDS encoding uncharacterized protein (EggNog:ENOG41~TransMembrane:3 (i37-54o78-97i109-127o)) yields MEKKDESLVEGVVDRSTESDPSIEIIRDSDRALLRKIDWRLMPVLCITFALQYWDKGLLGQAAVFGLRTDLGLTQGKSFSWVSVIFYFGHIVGMYPASLLAQRFRPKRACSVLSVLWSIVMLTTPRLQDVLWHSGESILSRRR; encoded by the exons atggagaaaaaagacgaaTCGTTGGTTGAGGGCGTGGTAGACAGGTCTACCGAAAGCGACCCATCTATTGAGATTATAAGGGATTCAGATCGGGCGTTGTTGCGAAAGATCGACTGGCGCTTGATGCCAGTG TTATGCATCACATTTGCCCTTCAG TACTGGGATAAAGGcttgcttggccaagcagccGTTTTTGGCCTGCGAACAGACCTGGGCTTGACACAAGGCAAATCATTCTCATGGGTGTCTGTGATATTCTACTTTGGCCATATAGTCGGCATGTATCCTGCCTCGCTGCTGGCCCAACGGTTCCGTCCAAAGCGAGCTTGCTCCGTTCTGTCAGTCCTGTGGTCAATCGTCATGCTCACAACCCCCCGCCTGCAAGAC
- a CDS encoding uncharacterized protein (EggNog:ENOG41): MALSLDAQHKVHVAGSACSKRNSAYEAVNYNGHANLDTILNHKDHRWRRQIWDKAFTLEAYELYAREVVYEWLEKLESLQGQPINTSLYSALIPFDNMGRMGFSVNFGSIKAGKENPMLHYLEVTLGTLAKLGMIWWPIALLQAFGSSNDHINFQKLACQMVDKRREQATDEHEDIMKYFLQDYNSKEPKAMHHMDVIYSDAQAVMTGGTDTIAAVLSFAFYYMARDSTVRDKLRSELEPLFGRTVSGEFTNLDLGEAEAPYLNAVINETMRVDNPTCANGPRMTPPEGLEIDGVFIPGETLLFVPIYSMHTSAKYFEQPKSFIPERWTTRPDLVIDKRAYHPFLLGPYSCVGRRLAIIVLRFTIAYTVWNYDFKFAPGEDGTSIHRDMINQAILKAGPLQCVFNKRA; encoded by the exons ATGGCTCTATCGTTAGACGCTCAGCATAAGGTTCATGTAGCAGGATCAGCTTGTTCAAAGCGGAACTCGGCCTATGAAGCGGTGAACTATAACGGCCATGCAAATCTTGACACTATCCTGAATCACAAGGATCATCGCTGGAGACGGCAGATTTGGGACAAAGCTTTTA CTTTAGAGGCATACGAGCTTTACGCTCGCGAAGTAGTATACGAATGGTTAGAGAAATTGGAATCTCTTCAGGGCCAACCCATCAATACCTCACTATATTCCGCTCTAATACCGTTTGATAACATGGGTCGGATGGGATTTTCTGTCAATTTTGGATCAATCAAAGCTGGCAAAGAAAATCCCATGCTGCATTACCTTGAAGTAACTCTTGGCACTCTTGCCAAACTTGGTATGATATGGTGGCCAATTGCTTTGTTGCAAGcctttggcagcagcaacgatCATATAAACTTCCAAAAGTTGGCTTGCCAGATGGTGGACAAACGAAGAGAG CAAGCAACTGACGAACATGAGGATATTATGAAATATTTCCTCCAAGACTATAACTCCAAGGAACCTAAAGCTATGCACCATATGGACGTCATATACTCGGACGCCCAAGCTGTTATGACTGGTGGAACTGATACTATTGCAGCCGTATTGTCATTCGCATTTTACTATATGGCACGAGACTCCACCGTTCGAGACAAGCTACGTTCAGAACTAGAGCCACTCTTTGGTCGCACAGTATCTGGCGAATTTACCAACCTTGACttgggcgaggctgaggcgcCATACCTGAACGCCGTGATTAACGAGACAATGAGAGTGGATAACCCAACTTGCGCTAATGGACCTCGAATGACACCGCCCGAGGGATTGGAGATTGATGGTGTTTTCATTCCTGGCGAAACACTACTATTTGTGCCTATATATTCTATGCATACAA GCGCAAAATACTTTGAACAGCCAAAGAGCTTTATCCCAGAAAGGTGGACAACGCGGCCTGATCTGGTAATTGACAAGCGGGCGTACCACCCCTTCCTTCTCGGCCCATACAGCTGTGTAGGGAGGAGACTGGCTATTATCGTACTGAGATTCACAATAGCGTACACGGTCTGGAATTACGACTTTAAGTTTGCTCCTGGCGAAGATGGGACCTCAATCCACCGAGATATGATTAACCAGGCAATTTTGAAAGCAGGCCCTCTGCAATGTGTATTCAACAAGAGAGCTTGA